The following proteins come from a genomic window of Candidatus Methylomirabilota bacterium:
- a CDS encoding sigma-54 dependent transcriptional regulator has translation MKQRLLLVDDDEVFLRPLHRTLELAGYEVLPVQSAEEALDTLKAEDVDLVLTDRRLPGLDGVGLVRHVKAEHADLAVVVMTAYGSIESAVEAMRLGAEDYLVKPFEAPELLLVIRRAIEFQALKSANRRSIRRNQERFTFRNIVARSAGMHAVFEVLRSVVDLDTTVLIHGETGVGKELLARSVHFSGARRDRPFVAVNCAAIPAELFESELFGSRKGAFTGASEHRRGHFQMAHGGTLLLDEIGEMPLHLQSKLLRAIEEKKVTSVGADRPVDIDVRFIATTNKDLQAEVERGAFRRDLFYRLSVLPVRVPALRERPEDIPFLTQHFLAEAGRRLKKSLKGVAPESLDALIRYPWPGNVRELENVIERAVIVSRSEVLTGLDGFLAASSGAHAPVDLSLPFRDAKARVVEEFERAYVRGLLESHGGKLTAAAKHADMDPKNFSDKMTRYGLRRQAAEPAEGGPHAT, from the coding sequence GTGAAGCAGCGTTTACTGCTCGTCGACGACGACGAAGTCTTTCTGCGCCCGCTGCATCGCACCCTCGAGCTCGCCGGCTACGAGGTCCTGCCCGTGCAGAGCGCCGAGGAAGCTCTGGACACCCTCAAGGCCGAGGACGTGGACCTCGTGCTGACGGACCGGCGCCTGCCCGGCCTGGACGGCGTCGGACTGGTTCGACACGTCAAGGCCGAGCATGCCGACCTGGCCGTGGTCGTGATGACCGCGTATGGATCGATCGAGTCCGCCGTGGAGGCCATGCGACTCGGCGCCGAGGATTATCTCGTCAAGCCATTCGAGGCGCCCGAGCTCCTGCTCGTCATCCGTCGCGCCATCGAGTTCCAGGCGCTCAAGTCGGCCAACCGCCGGTCCATCAGGCGCAACCAGGAGCGATTCACCTTCCGGAACATCGTGGCCCGGAGCGCGGGCATGCATGCGGTGTTCGAGGTGCTCCGCTCCGTGGTCGACCTCGACACGACCGTCTTGATCCACGGCGAGACGGGAGTGGGCAAGGAGCTGCTCGCGCGCTCGGTCCACTTCTCGGGGGCGCGCCGCGATCGCCCCTTCGTGGCCGTCAACTGCGCGGCCATCCCCGCCGAGCTCTTCGAGTCGGAGCTCTTCGGCTCGCGCAAGGGAGCCTTCACGGGGGCCAGCGAGCACCGGCGCGGCCACTTCCAAATGGCCCACGGCGGCACCCTCCTGCTCGATGAGATCGGCGAGATGCCCTTGCATCTCCAGAGCAAGCTCCTGCGCGCCATCGAGGAGAAGAAGGTCACTTCGGTCGGTGCCGACCGGCCGGTCGACATCGACGTCCGCTTCATCGCCACCACCAACAAGGACCTCCAGGCCGAAGTCGAGCGGGGCGCCTTCCGGCGCGATCTCTTCTACCGGCTGTCCGTCCTCCCCGTGCGCGTGCCGGCCCTCCGCGAGCGACCCGAGGACATTCCCTTCCTGACCCAGCACTTCCTCGCCGAGGCCGGCCGTCGGCTCAAGAAGAGCCTCAAGGGCGTCGCCCCGGAGAGCCTGGACGCCCTCATCCGGTATCCCTGGCCGGGCAATGTGCGGGAGCTCGAGAACGTGATCGAGCGGGCGGTCATCGTGTCGCGGAGCGAAGTGCTGACGGGGCTTGACGGCTTTCTCGCCGCCTCGAGCGGTGCGCATGCGCCCGTCGATCTCTCGCTGCCCTTCCGTGACGCGAAGGCTCGGGTGGTGGAGGAATTCGAACGGGCCTATGTGCGGGGTCTCCTCGAGAGCCATGGCGGCAAGCTCACGGCCGCCGCCAAGCACGCGGACATGGACCCGAAGAATTTTTCGGACAAGATGACGCGGTACGGGCTGCGGCGCCAAGCGGCCGAGCCCGCCGAGGGCGGCCCGCACGCCACTTGA
- a CDS encoding MFS transporter, whose protein sequence is MAVLNITGKELRRVVVAASVGNIIEWYDFYIFGSLASILAVKFFDKSHPVAAFLSTVAIFSVGFLIRPLGAFVFGWLGDKVGRKYTFIVTLTGMGVSTAVIGMVPTYAQIGLAAAFILFALRLIQGLCLGGEYGGAITYVAEHIEDKHRGYYTGWLQTSPTLGIVLSLAVILGTQRYVGAEAFAEWGWRVPFLISLLLVAIAIYIRLTLAETPVFQDIKAKGQTTTNPWREAFMSRNIKYIIVASIVVLGQGCVWYSGQFWALFFLQKVKNVDVLSSSYIIAIALLIATPTLIFWGWLSDKVGRKPIILGGMALASITYYPLYTALGTYADPKTGINYPMSILIVVILVNYVGMTYGPIGAFLAEFFPGRIRYTSVSVPYHIGNGWGGGLVPIITTAAYAGAVQSGSSNPLLWALVYPIALPAVMFLLALFLMPETRKNSIWAEGSATLHQSSHRAGRAAS, encoded by the coding sequence ATGGCGGTACTTAACATTACGGGCAAAGAGCTGCGTCGTGTCGTGGTCGCCGCATCAGTGGGGAACATCATCGAGTGGTACGACTTCTATATCTTCGGAAGCTTGGCCTCGATCCTCGCGGTCAAGTTCTTCGACAAGAGCCACCCGGTGGCGGCCTTCCTCAGCACGGTGGCCATCTTCTCGGTCGGCTTCCTGATCCGGCCGCTGGGCGCCTTCGTGTTCGGCTGGCTCGGCGACAAGGTGGGCCGCAAGTACACGTTCATCGTCACGCTGACGGGCATGGGAGTTTCGACCGCGGTCATCGGCATGGTCCCCACCTATGCCCAGATCGGCCTCGCGGCGGCCTTCATCCTCTTCGCCCTCCGGCTGATCCAGGGTCTCTGCCTCGGTGGCGAGTACGGCGGCGCCATCACCTACGTGGCCGAGCACATCGAGGACAAGCATCGCGGGTACTACACGGGCTGGCTCCAGACTTCACCCACCCTCGGCATCGTCCTATCGCTGGCCGTGATCCTCGGCACCCAGCGCTACGTGGGTGCCGAGGCCTTCGCCGAGTGGGGGTGGCGGGTACCGTTCCTCATCTCCCTCCTCCTCGTCGCGATCGCGATCTATATCCGGCTCACGCTCGCCGAGACTCCGGTCTTCCAGGACATCAAGGCGAAGGGACAGACCACGACGAATCCCTGGCGCGAGGCCTTCATGAGCAGGAACATCAAGTACATCATCGTCGCCAGCATCGTCGTGCTGGGGCAGGGGTGCGTGTGGTACAGCGGCCAGTTCTGGGCGCTCTTCTTCCTCCAGAAGGTCAAGAACGTCGACGTGCTGTCATCGAGCTACATCATCGCCATCGCGCTGCTGATCGCCACCCCGACCCTCATCTTCTGGGGCTGGCTCTCCGACAAGGTCGGGCGGAAGCCGATCATCCTCGGCGGTATGGCTCTGGCCTCCATCACGTACTACCCGCTCTACACCGCCCTCGGCACTTACGCCGATCCCAAGACAGGCATCAACTACCCGATGTCCATCCTCATCGTGGTGATCCTGGTCAACTACGTCGGCATGACCTACGGCCCGATCGGGGCGTTCCTGGCCGAGTTCTTCCCCGGGCGCATCCGCTACACCTCGGTGTCGGTGCCCTATCACATCGGCAACGGCTGGGGCGGCGGTCTCGTGCCCATCATCACGACCGCGGCGTACGCGGGCGCGGTGCAATCGGGCTCCAGCAACCCGCTGCTCTGGGCCCTGGTCTATCCCATCGCGCTTCCCGCCGTCATGTTCCTGCTCGCCCTGTTCCTGATGCCCGAGACGCGGAAGAACAGCATCTGGGCGGAGGGGTCTGCGACCCTGCACCAGTCATCGCATAGGGCTGGGCGGGCGGCTTCCTGA
- the acs gene encoding acetate--CoA ligase, whose translation MATKSVTGSAPIEALLKEKRKFPPPREFAKRANVNRAAVYAEAAKNPTKFWERFARELDWFKPWRKVLEWKAPYARWFVGGKLNVSYNCLDRHIHTARRSKAALIWEGEPGDTRTLTYWDLYREVNRFASALKRSGVKRGDRVTIYMPMVPETAIAMLACTRIGAPHSVIFGGFAPDAIRERIHDAQSTVLLTADGGWRRGGHVPLKKNVDEALKECPDVRTVVVLKRTGQAINIQAGRDIWWEDFVKGADAYCPPEKMDAEDMLYLLYTSGSTGKPKGIQHTTGGYLTGVYATTKWVFDLHDTDVFWCTADIGWVTGHSYVVYGPLANGTTTVMYEGTPDTPDKDRFWRIIEKHGITICYTAPTAIRTFMRWGDEYPNRCDLSSLRLLGSVGEPINPEAWVWYWKVIGGGRCPVVDTWWQTETGHILITPLPGVTTLKPGSATKPFPGIFAEVLNDKGDPAKAGYLVLKKPWPGMLRGIYRDPQRYQAQYWSRYPGIYFTGDGAKLDEDGYFWLLGRVDDVMNISGHRVSTMEVESALVDHPLVAEAAVIGRPHEIKGQAIAAFVTIKDGTTGSKELMEELKGHVTKKIGALARPDDLIFAADLPKTRSGKIMRRLLRDIAEGKALGDTTTLADPAVVARLKDQYGEEE comes from the coding sequence ATGGCGACGAAGAGCGTGACCGGCAGTGCGCCCATCGAGGCTCTCCTCAAGGAGAAGCGCAAGTTCCCTCCGCCCAGGGAGTTCGCCAAGCGCGCCAACGTCAATCGCGCCGCCGTCTATGCCGAGGCGGCGAAGAACCCCACGAAGTTCTGGGAGCGCTTTGCCCGCGAGCTCGACTGGTTCAAGCCGTGGCGAAAGGTGCTCGAATGGAAGGCCCCCTACGCCAGGTGGTTCGTGGGCGGCAAGCTCAACGTCTCCTACAACTGCCTGGACCGCCATATCCATACGGCCCGTCGCAGCAAGGCGGCCCTGATCTGGGAAGGGGAGCCGGGTGATACGCGAACGCTGACCTATTGGGACCTCTACCGGGAGGTCAATCGCTTCGCCTCCGCGTTGAAGCGCTCGGGGGTCAAGCGAGGCGACCGGGTGACGATCTACATGCCCATGGTGCCCGAGACCGCCATCGCCATGCTGGCCTGCACGCGCATCGGCGCGCCCCACAGCGTCATCTTCGGAGGCTTCGCGCCGGACGCCATTCGCGAGCGGATCCACGATGCGCAGTCGACGGTGCTGCTCACGGCGGACGGAGGCTGGCGCCGCGGGGGCCATGTCCCCCTCAAGAAGAACGTGGACGAGGCGCTCAAGGAGTGCCCCGACGTCAGGACCGTGGTGGTCCTCAAGCGCACCGGCCAGGCCATCAACATACAGGCCGGCCGCGACATCTGGTGGGAGGACTTCGTCAAGGGAGCCGACGCGTACTGCCCTCCCGAGAAGATGGACGCCGAGGACATGCTGTATCTGCTCTACACATCGGGCTCCACGGGCAAGCCCAAGGGCATCCAGCACACCACGGGCGGCTACCTGACCGGCGTCTATGCCACGACCAAGTGGGTCTTCGACCTGCATGACACCGACGTCTTCTGGTGCACCGCCGACATCGGCTGGGTGACCGGCCATTCCTACGTGGTGTACGGGCCGCTCGCCAACGGCACCACCACCGTCATGTACGAGGGAACGCCGGATACCCCGGACAAGGACCGCTTCTGGCGGATCATCGAGAAGCACGGCATCACCATCTGCTACACCGCCCCCACGGCGATCCGTACCTTCATGCGGTGGGGCGACGAGTACCCGAATCGTTGCGACCTCTCGAGCCTCCGGCTGCTCGGCAGCGTGGGGGAGCCCATCAATCCCGAGGCCTGGGTGTGGTACTGGAAGGTGATCGGCGGCGGCCGTTGTCCGGTCGTGGACACGTGGTGGCAGACGGAAACTGGTCACATCCTGATCACCCCGCTGCCCGGGGTGACGACCCTCAAGCCCGGCTCGGCCACCAAGCCCTTTCCCGGCATCTTCGCGGAGGTGCTCAACGACAAGGGCGACCCCGCCAAGGCCGGCTATCTCGTGCTGAAAAAGCCATGGCCCGGCATGCTCCGCGGCATATACCGCGACCCGCAGCGCTACCAGGCGCAATACTGGAGCCGTTACCCCGGTATCTACTTCACGGGCGATGGTGCGAAGCTCGACGAGGACGGCTACTTCTGGCTGCTCGGCCGAGTGGACGACGTCATGAACATTTCCGGTCACCGAGTCTCCACGATGGAGGTCGAGTCCGCGCTGGTGGACCACCCGCTGGTTGCCGAGGCCGCCGTCATCGGCCGGCCGCATGAGATCAAGGGCCAGGCCATCGCCGCCTTCGTCACCATCAAGGACGGCACCACGGGCTCGAAGGAGCTCATGGAGGAGCTCAAGGGGCACGTGACCAAGAAAATCGGCGCCCTCGCGCGCCCCGACGATCTCATCTTCGCCGCCGACCTGCCCAAGACCCGCAGCGGCAAGATCATGCGGCGGCTCTTGAGGGACATCGCGGAGGGCAAGGCGCTGGGCGACACGACCACCCTCGCCGATCCGGCGGTGGTCGCGCGCCTCAAGGATCAATACGGGGAGGAGGAGTAG